A single genomic interval of Koleobacter methoxysyntrophicus harbors:
- a CDS encoding LysM peptidoglycan-binding domain-containing M23 family metallopeptidase — MLREDNEAHKTAKKRRLHPVLLGIIACALLITGFALYYNNNTAFCVVVDGEEIGVVKNKEDFQSVIDELAREAEERLGSEVKFLIEADFRRIKGLSLDITPKEEIKQVLNSKMEYKVKAAAVQISGEKVVWVEDEEAARRVLDAVKAAFIEEDENSKLEGVEIEEEVLIVEDYVFPDKVLDEENAVAILLRGTDEIKVHKVKKGESLWLIARNNSMTVSDLKNANPDIKSETLQIGQELNLIVPKPYLNVVTREIITYNKGIPYSTKVEYDDSLWSWETRVKQNGIYGTKEVTARVIRKNGVEVEREILEERVLKEPVYRILTRGTKTAPSRGTGRFLWPTIGRISSPFGKRGREFHTGVDIAASVGTPVKAADSGTVTFAGWNGGYGRLIIVDHGNGFTTYYAHNSKLLVGVGDKVEKGQTISLVGNSGRSTGPHLHFEIRKNGEPLNPLNFFEK, encoded by the coding sequence ATGCTCCGGGAAGATAACGAGGCTCATAAAACAGCGAAAAAGAGGAGACTTCACCCGGTTTTGCTTGGGATTATCGCGTGTGCCCTCCTAATTACGGGTTTTGCCCTGTATTACAATAACAATACGGCCTTTTGCGTTGTTGTAGATGGGGAAGAGATAGGGGTAGTAAAGAATAAAGAAGACTTTCAGTCTGTCATCGATGAGCTGGCCCGGGAAGCAGAGGAACGGCTGGGGTCAGAGGTGAAATTCCTGATAGAGGCCGACTTCAGAAGGATTAAGGGTTTAAGTTTAGATATAACCCCGAAGGAAGAAATCAAGCAGGTTTTGAACTCTAAAATGGAGTATAAGGTTAAGGCAGCTGCTGTTCAGATTTCGGGGGAAAAGGTGGTCTGGGTAGAGGATGAAGAGGCTGCCCGAAGGGTGCTTGATGCTGTTAAGGCTGCCTTTATAGAGGAAGATGAGAATTCAAAACTGGAAGGCGTAGAAATCGAAGAAGAGGTCCTGATTGTGGAAGATTACGTATTTCCCGATAAGGTACTGGATGAAGAAAATGCAGTAGCAATCCTTCTCAGGGGAACCGATGAAATCAAGGTCCACAAGGTCAAAAAGGGAGAATCCCTCTGGTTAATTGCAAGAAATAACAGCATGACTGTTAGTGACCTAAAGAATGCCAATCCCGACATAAAATCGGAGACCCTTCAGATAGGCCAAGAACTGAACCTAATTGTTCCAAAACCCTACCTGAATGTGGTTACAAGGGAGATTATTACATATAATAAGGGAATTCCATATTCCACAAAAGTAGAGTATGATGACAGCCTCTGGTCATGGGAAACACGGGTAAAGCAGAACGGAATTTACGGAACGAAAGAGGTAACGGCAAGGGTTATCCGCAAGAACGGGGTTGAAGTCGAAAGGGAAATCCTTGAAGAAAGGGTGTTGAAGGAACCCGTTTACAGGATTCTGACAAGAGGAACGAAAACCGCCCCTTCAAGGGGTACCGGCAGATTTCTATGGCCGACAATAGGAAGAATCTCCTCTCCATTCGGGAAAAGAGGAAGAGAATTCCATACAGGGGTTGACATAGCGGCATCCGTCGGCACACCGGTTAAGGCTGCGGACAGCGGTACTGTTACCTTTGCCGGCTGGAACGGCGGCTATGGGAGGCTGATTATTGTGGACCATGGAAACGGTTTTACTACATATTATGCCCATAACAGCAAACTGCTGGTGGGTGTAGGCGATAAAGTAGAGAAGGGACAAACCATTTCCCTTGTGGGCAACAGCGGGA